The following proteins are encoded in a genomic region of Leucoraja erinacea ecotype New England chromosome 23, Leri_hhj_1, whole genome shotgun sequence:
- the LOC129708502 gene encoding urotensin-2 receptor-like, translating into MATVAGLPEWNSSIPTNVSVTSRLPAADSVEELVVTCSIGVILSLMFLVGVTGNVYTLAVMCHTMRSAASMYIYIINLALADLLYLSTIPFIVCTYFLKGWYFGDVGCRVLFSVDFLTMHASIFTLTVMSTERYLAVVKPLDTVKRSKSYRKAIALVIWFVSLLLALPMIIAIRLTQTRGKYICIPTWSAHVFRIYLSVLFTTSILAPGLIIGYLYIRLARTYWVSQVTTFNDKQTRRTPNQKVLYMIFAIVVVFWACFLPFWVWQMIQHYQSPRSLTQETRSHINYLMTCLTYSNSCINPFLYTLLTKNYKEYLGNQHRGSGSFHGRSHRFQRSCRRSLSTSSQQYTESMTLSQITGSNSNCI; encoded by the coding sequence ATGGCCACTGTCGCTGGTCTTCCTGAGTGGAACAGTTCAATCCCCACCAACGTGTCAGTAACTTCCCGGCTACCAGCGGCGGATTCGGTGGAGGAGCTGGTGGTCACCTGCTCGATTGGAGTCATCCTGTCCCTAATGTTTCTCGTCGGGGTGACGGGGAACGTCTACACGCTGGCGGTGATGTGTCACACCATGAGATCGGCCGCTTCCATGTACATCTATATCATCAACCTGGCGCTCGCTGATCTCCTCTACCTCTCCACCATCCCGTTCATCGTCTGCACTTACTTTTTGAAAGGCTGGTACTTCGGCGACGTTGGCTGTCGGGTCCTCTTCAGTGTCGACTTCCTCACCATGCACGCCAGCATCTTCACCTTGACCGTGATGAGCACCGAGCGCTACCTGGCCGTGGTCAAACCCCTGGACACGGTCAAGAGGTCCAAAAGTTACAGGAAAGCCATTGCCCTGGTGATCTGGTTCGTCTCCTTGCTTCTGGCACTGCCCATGATCATCGCCATCAGGTTGACCCAAACCCGGGGCAAATATATCTGCATTCCCACCTGGAGCGCACACGTCTTCCGGATCTACCTGAGCGTCTTGTTCACCACGAGTATCCTAGCCCCTGGGTTAATCATAGGCTATCTCTACATACGGTTAGCGAGAACATACTGGGTCTCCCAGGTGACCACTTTCAACGATAAACAAACCAGGCGCACGCCCAACCAGAAGGTCCTCTACATGATATTTGCCATCGTCGTGGTCTTCTGGGCTTGTTTCCTACCTTTCTGGGTCTGGCAAATGATCCAGCACTACCAGTCCCCTCGCTCATTGACCCAGGAGACAAGGAGCCACATCAACTATCTGATGACCTGCCTAACGTACAGCAACAGCTGCATCAACCCGTTCCTCTACACGCTGCTCACCAAGAACTATAAGGAATACCTGGGCAACCAACACAGAGGCAGCGGCTCGTTCCACGGGAGAAGCCACCGCTTCCAGCGCTCCTGCCGTCGCTCACTGTCCACCAGTAGCCAACAGTACACCGAGTCCATGACCCTCAGCCAGATCACGGGGTCAAACAGCAACTGCATCTAG